A region from the Rhodothermus sp. genome encodes:
- the speE gene encoding polyamine aminopropyltransferase, which produces MAAFASASEHEPVWWYETGTDDVTLGLRMRLLHREQTPYQLLEIYEHPFFGRVLVLDGNLQTTQGDEFIYHEMLTHVPLLGALPASTQNASVLIIGGGDGGTLREVLRHDWVRRVVMVEIDQVVIERCKEYLGFHGNYDDPRVSLIIGDAAQYVAEEAARQQPFDAILVDSTDPVGPGEVLFTPEFIRNAWACLKPGGVFVRHLCMPLFDGPVVRDGVARLRQVFPRVEVYQATIFTYVGAQMAFVACTKDGHSAREPQRLLTARYYNPDVHRAAFALPTWWMTELIDAPAAEAGL; this is translated from the coding sequence ATGGCAGCATTTGCGTCTGCTTCGGAGCACGAACCAGTCTGGTGGTACGAAACAGGCACCGACGACGTAACCCTGGGCCTGCGCATGCGGCTGCTCCACCGGGAGCAAACTCCTTATCAGCTGCTGGAGATTTACGAGCATCCCTTTTTTGGTCGCGTACTGGTTCTGGACGGTAACCTGCAAACAACTCAGGGAGATGAGTTCATCTACCATGAAATGCTCACGCATGTCCCCCTGCTGGGGGCCCTTCCGGCCAGTACGCAAAATGCTTCGGTGCTGATTATCGGTGGTGGTGATGGAGGAACACTACGCGAGGTGCTCCGCCACGACTGGGTGCGTCGGGTGGTCATGGTCGAAATCGATCAGGTTGTCATTGAGCGTTGTAAGGAGTACCTTGGATTTCATGGCAATTATGACGATCCTCGGGTCTCGCTAATCATTGGCGATGCCGCGCAGTACGTGGCAGAAGAAGCTGCACGCCAGCAGCCTTTCGATGCGATACTGGTCGATTCAACCGATCCCGTAGGACCAGGCGAAGTGCTCTTTACCCCGGAATTCATTCGCAACGCCTGGGCCTGTTTGAAGCCGGGTGGCGTGTTTGTCCGTCACCTGTGCATGCCCCTGTTTGACGGGCCAGTCGTACGCGACGGTGTTGCCCGGTTACGTCAGGTATTCCCGCGGGTCGAGGTCTACCAGGCTACCATCTTTACGTACGTGGGGGCTCAGATGGCGTTCGTGGCCTGCACCAAAGATGGCCATTCGGCACGCGAACCGCAACGTCTACTGACGGCCCGCTATTATAATCCCGATGTTCATCGCGCTGCGTTTGCACTGCCCACCTGGTGGATGACCGAATTGATTGACGCCCCGGCCGCAGAAGCAGGCCTGTAA
- a CDS encoding YggS family pyridoxal phosphate-dependent enzyme yields MAAAYVVDSTDLRERLARIQERIERACRRAGRSPEEITLIGVTKTFPVSLIQAAWEAGLRHFGENRVQELVAKAAVLPGQIDGGDLTWHMIGHLQRNKAKEVVAHADWLHSLDNLRLAETLERRATMANRVLPCFVQVNVSGEATKFGVAPEAVHNFLDALAPFEHLEIVGLMTLAAPAEDPEAVRPQFRLLRQLAETYSPKRNPRVQLRYLSMGMSGDFEVAIEEGATHVRIGSALFGPRQEA; encoded by the coding sequence ATGGCTGCCGCATATGTAGTCGACAGTACGGATTTACGAGAACGGCTGGCCCGCATTCAGGAGCGGATAGAACGCGCCTGTCGTCGCGCTGGACGATCCCCTGAGGAAATAACGTTGATCGGGGTTACCAAGACATTTCCCGTGTCGCTGATCCAGGCGGCGTGGGAAGCTGGATTGCGACACTTTGGGGAAAACCGCGTGCAGGAGCTGGTGGCCAAGGCGGCTGTATTGCCTGGACAGATCGACGGCGGAGACCTTACCTGGCACATGATTGGTCACCTGCAGCGTAACAAGGCCAAAGAGGTCGTAGCCCATGCCGACTGGCTGCACAGCCTGGACAACCTTCGGCTGGCCGAGACCCTGGAGCGACGGGCAACCATGGCCAACCGCGTGCTTCCCTGTTTTGTGCAGGTGAACGTTTCCGGTGAGGCTACCAAGTTTGGGGTGGCTCCGGAGGCTGTCCATAATTTTCTGGATGCGCTGGCACCTTTTGAACACCTGGAAATCGTGGGACTTATGACGCTGGCGGCCCCGGCCGAAGATCCGGAGGCCGTGCGTCCCCAGTTTCGCTTGCTGCGTCAATTGGCTGAAACGTATTCCCCGAAGCGTAATCCGCGCGTGCAACTTCGCTATCTTTCGATGGGTATGAGTGGCGACTTCGAGGTGGCCATTGAGGAAGGCGCTACCCATGTGCGCATTGGAAGTGCCCTGTTTGGCCCTCGACAGGAAGCCTGA
- a CDS encoding DivIVA domain-containing protein has translation MKLTPLDIRKQDFTRAFRGYETTEVQAFLQTVAEQWQQLLEENRRQADRIRELEDKLTHYRRIEEALQQALETARENARQTLEQAERKARLLLEEAQARADEIRWRAEQERRQLQQRMAELAERRDELIARLRAFLQAEMEVLAKFEARTLASPPESERAAAASADQPDVMPVQQAERDEPMPSEASEIAGSGAESTTLEETSRAEAKESMVEREAPPMVPRFATFQEQPEPSVSPEPPAGPAASPEMPPERKGWTVRSIVGTPPPASQGADEPESDPSSEQANEEFEKIRRILKDLD, from the coding sequence ATGAAACTCACGCCACTGGATATTCGCAAGCAGGATTTTACACGGGCATTTCGTGGGTACGAGACGACCGAAGTGCAGGCTTTCCTGCAGACCGTTGCCGAGCAGTGGCAGCAACTGCTGGAGGAAAATCGCCGCCAGGCCGACCGCATTCGGGAGTTGGAGGATAAGCTGACACACTACCGCCGTATTGAGGAGGCGCTACAACAGGCTCTGGAAACAGCCCGCGAAAATGCTCGACAGACACTTGAACAGGCCGAACGCAAGGCGCGTCTCCTGTTGGAGGAGGCACAGGCGCGTGCCGATGAAATCCGCTGGCGGGCTGAACAAGAACGCCGCCAGCTTCAGCAGCGCATGGCCGAGCTGGCCGAGCGCCGTGATGAATTGATTGCCCGGTTGCGGGCTTTCCTGCAGGCTGAGATGGAGGTGCTGGCCAAGTTTGAAGCCCGTACGCTGGCCTCGCCGCCGGAATCGGAGCGAGCCGCTGCGGCATCGGCTGACCAGCCGGACGTAATGCCCGTGCAGCAGGCCGAGCGCGATGAACCCATGCCTTCGGAGGCATCCGAAATAGCAGGATCCGGCGCAGAAAGTACGACCCTCGAAGAAACGTCGCGCGCCGAAGCGAAGGAAAGCATGGTGGAGCGTGAGGCTCCTCCTATGGTGCCGCGTTTTGCGACGTTTCAAGAGCAACCCGAGCCGTCGGTATCTCCGGAGCCCCCGGCGGGACCTGCTGCATCACCCGAGATGCCTCCTGAACGGAAAGGATGGACCGTGCGCAGCATTGTGGGAACCCCTCCTCCAGCTTCGCAGGGGGCCGACGAGCCGGAGTCTGATCCTTCATCGGAACAGGCAAATGAAGAATTTGAAAAGATCCGTCGTATCCTGAAAGACCTGGACTGA
- a CDS encoding purine-nucleoside phosphorylase: protein MQESLFDIETYRAQVEEAATYIREHTTLRPRLGIILGTGLGELAQEIEAETTLPYDEIPHFPLATVESHHGRLIIGQLNGVPVYALQGRFHLYEGYTPRQVTFPVRVLATLGIDTLFISNAAGGMNPLFRRGDLMLITDHINLQGQNPLVGPNVDAWGPRFPDMSEPYDPELRRLAEEKALELGIKLQQGVYVAVLGPNLETKAEYRFLRLIGADAVGMSTVPEVIVARHMNLRVMAISVITDECFPDALEPLSLEAVLAAAAEAEPRLTRLMKAVVATVGQQTTAPTT, encoded by the coding sequence ATGCAGGAGTCGTTGTTCGACATCGAAACGTACCGAGCCCAGGTTGAAGAAGCGGCTACATATATCCGTGAGCATACGACGCTGCGGCCGCGTCTGGGCATTATCCTGGGCACTGGTCTGGGTGAACTGGCCCAAGAAATTGAAGCCGAGACAACATTGCCCTACGACGAGATTCCTCATTTTCCACTCGCTACCGTCGAGTCGCATCATGGACGGCTGATCATTGGCCAGTTGAACGGTGTGCCCGTCTATGCGCTGCAGGGACGGTTTCATCTTTATGAGGGCTACACGCCCCGTCAGGTAACCTTCCCGGTGCGCGTATTGGCAACCCTGGGCATCGATACCCTCTTTATCTCCAATGCGGCCGGCGGCATGAACCCGCTATTCCGGCGAGGAGATCTGATGCTGATCACCGACCATATCAATCTGCAGGGACAGAATCCGCTGGTTGGACCGAATGTCGATGCCTGGGGACCACGCTTCCCTGACATGAGCGAACCTTACGACCCGGAACTGCGTCGTCTGGCAGAAGAGAAGGCGCTGGAGCTGGGCATCAAGCTCCAGCAGGGGGTTTATGTGGCGGTGTTGGGGCCCAACCTTGAAACCAAAGCAGAATATCGTTTTCTGCGCCTTATCGGGGCCGATGCGGTCGGCATGAGCACGGTGCCTGAGGTGATTGTGGCACGGCACATGAACCTGCGCGTGATGGCCATCTCGGTCATTACCGACGAATGTTTCCCGGATGCGCTGGAACCGCTGTCGCTTGAAGCCGTGCTGGCCGCTGCTGCCGAAGCCGAGCCTCGACTGACACGCCTGATGAAGGCTGTGGTAGCAACTGTCGGTCAGCAGACCACCGCGCCTACAACGTGA